A stretch of DNA from Desulfosarcina ovata subsp. ovata:
GGCTTCGGGCAGGCCGGCAAACCGGTCGCAGTCCCCCAGAAAATCGGACCGCATGGTCAGGCAGACGTAGACGGGCACCCGTTTCTGTTCGGCCAGTCGCAGCATGATGCCGACGAAATCAGCGGCTTTTTCCAAGGATGCGCTGTCCCGGCTGCGGCCCTCCCGGAAGAGTTCTTCGAATTGATCCACCAGTAGCAGTAAATTGGCGTCTGCGTTGATTAGGGGCGGTTGGAGCCAATCGGAGAGTCCCAGGGCGCCCTGGGTGCGCATCACCCGGACCAGATCGTCGATTTTCGAGGTCATGCAATCACTGTCCAGGGCGGTGATCAAGGCCGCGGCCAGATTCTCCAGCGGTGTATCACCCGGCTTCATCGTGGCGATCTTCCATAAATCCCGATCCTGAATCAGGAAGCCGGCCTCCAGGTTGGGGATCAGCCCCGCCCGCACCAGTGACGATTTGCCGGAACCGGAACTTCCCACCACGCTTAAAAACCGGCTGTGGTTCAGTTGCCGAAGCAGGGCCTTGGTCTGTTCGCCCCGGCCGAAGTAATAAAGGCTGTCCCGGCTCTCGAAGGGGCGCAGGCCCACGAACGGGTTGGCCGCTGGTTCACTCAAAGGCCACCTCCGGAGGCAGTGCCGGCCACCATCAATTGTGCGGCCACCCTGGGGTCGATGGCGGGAGAGTGGCTGTTGTCCAGAACCCTGATATTGATTATCGGCGGTAGGGCGGGCAGGCTGACATCGTCCCGGCTGGCAGGTACCCGGTAGACCCAGATGTTTTCTAAGCTGCAGCGCGCTTCGCATTGGAACTGTTCACAGATGGCTTTGAGGGCCAGCTTGATGCGGGCATGGAGCCAGTCCGGAGCCACCTTGCCGAACATGATGATCAGATTTTTGACATGCCGGATGGAACTTTCGAATTTGTTCAGGCTTAACAGCGGATCCCCTGATTCCTGGTTGAAATCGACCTCCACGCCCGATTCCGCCAGGTAGTCGGCCAGCTTGAAGGCGTAGCGCTGATCCTTCTGATGGGTATCCACCAGAAATGACGGTTCGCTTGTGGCCGGTGCAGCGGCAGCAAGGGGCTGAGCCAGTTTCTCGATCACCAGATTGATGAATTCGCTCTGGGGCGTACGCACAAACTCCCAGTGGCCGGCTTCGCGATGGCTGTGGGCGCAGTCCAGCAGAAAGCGGCGCTGACCTTCATTTTCAATGTTTGCCATGTCAAGCTCGGGTGGAACCCAGACCAGGGGCAGCGCCTGGCTCTGCCTGGCAATGGCGAACTGCTCCCAGGGGTAGCTGGTTTCCGGCCGGTCGATGATACGGCGGCCCCGCCACTGATCGAAAAGATGGATGGAGAATCGGGCCTCGCTCAGCACCTGGCGAACGTAGGTGTCGTGGGGGGCATTTTCCCAAGGTGGGGGAACGGCGGGCAGGATCGTTCCCTGTTGTCCCTTGATTTCGGCGATGATTCGCTCTCGAAAAGGTTGCAGGGGTTCAGCCGCATCGGCCATGAAGACGGTGGCGGTCGCGGATTCTGCGTGTGTTCCGGCTGACGGTGTTCCGGTTGCGGCCATGGATGGCAGAATTGCCTCGACGGCGTCCACCAGAGGGCGCAGCTGTTTTTCGAAACGGTCGTCATGGATGGGGGTAAAATCGCCCAGTTCCTGATCCGATTCGGCATCATGAAAGGCAAAACCGGTGGTGCCGCTCAGGGCCGGTGACCATTTTTCGTATCGGTCGTGGGGGATGTTGTTCAGCAGGATGGTGAAAATACGGTATCGGTCGCCCACTTTCAAACCGGCGGGTGTAGCACCGTTGCGTTGGTAAAACCAGTTCAATTCATCCCGGCAGTAATCGGACCGCAGGTAATTGCGCGAAACCAGCGCGAAGAAGAGGGCAGTGTGGTCGACGGCGGCTTGGATGGCCTCGTTGAACAGCGTGTTGCCGCCCATGTGTCGCTTGTCACGCCAGACGGTGAGCTGCGATAGCCCCCGTCGCCGGACCAGCCAGCTCTCCAGCCATTCGTGGAAGTGAGCCACCCAGCCCGGCTGGCCGCCCGGGGCGTGGTTGTCGTCGTGGGCGTAGCTGATGAAGATATCGTGTTCGTAACCAGCGGCCTGTGCCATGGATCGGTATCCTCGAATTTGGCGTTGGACCGGCAGTGGAAATCCGCCTTAATGCAAAGGGCGGCAAAGATCGAACGAATCGGAACACTGTGTCTTTTTTATCAATTTTGGAGAATGGGTTCAAGTTTTTTTCATGCTTGCGACCCGATTTTGAAAAGTTGATTAGGTTGCCGGAAATAAATAATTCCCCCAGATCGCGCCGGATTTGGGGTCGTCTACAAGGCGCCGTCACCCGTGCATATCAGGGAATATGTGCGGGTGGCGGCAACGCGGTAGACGGGCGCAAAGACAAGCAGGATGGAGGAATTATTTATTTCCGGCAACCTTAGCACAGCGATCCGGACAAATCAAAAAACGGGATTGCATGGAGCCAAGAGAAACCAGGCCACCCAAAGGCAGCCCAGCGAATAGGAGAGGAAAAATGAAGAGATCATTTAAAAGTTCGGACGCTTTTATTCCATGTCATGGTCAGCAGAGTGTCCATTTATTCACTGCACATTAGCACCTATCCCTTACAGGGTCATCATTGTTTGCTTTATTTCTATCAAAACTATTTAATGGCTTTCTGTTTCCAGCAGTAGCGAGCAGATGAATATTCCAAATAATATTTCTAAAAATTTCGCTGTGTTCAACCAGCATTCGGATTGTGTCCTGATCGTAGGCAACGGATCTTTTTCGCAGGTTAAAAGCGTTATCCCGCGGTTCTGGTTTTCCCGGATTCAGACCGTCTGAAATGGCTGAATTATTGATTTCCTCTGGTAATGGGGCTGTCTCATTTGACGCGATCCATTCGGCAGCGGCTTTTCCTAAAACGACCAATTGAGGCCCCAATCGGAAAAGCCCATCCGACCCCCGTTGGAGTACATTCAGGTCGTTCAACGTGTGCAAGATGTTAAATACCGTACTCTTGTTCAAATTCAACCGCTTTACGATTTCAAAAAACATGAAAGGGCGCTGTGCTTCCGCCATGAGCGATAATATCGAAAAGCATTTATCAATTGCCGGAACCCTTTTATAATTCAATGACACGTCAGCCCTCTTTCGTTGAGTTATGAATGAGTCAAAAAAAATTGGAACTCAATTACTAATTCCCTTGCGTTGTGTCTACAATGACATATCTATTTGGTCAAGACTAAAACCCGGCGGATATGTGTACACCTAATCGACCAGCGGTGCATTTGAACAGAAATTTACGGTTTCACATTGGGGTTTTTGGCACAACGCCCCGACAAGGGGCATTCCAATTTTGATTACGGCTTTTTAAACAAACAGCGGCACGATTTCAAAGCGGGTCACATCCACCAGTCCCCGGTCGGTCAGCTTCAATTCGGGGATCACCGGCAGGGCCAGAAACCCCAGGGCCATGAAGGGATCGGCAAGTTCGGCGCCAAGCGTTCCGGCGGCGGCGATGATGGCCTCCATCTGCCGGCGGACCGTATCCAGCGGCTGGTCGGACATCAGCCCGGCCACGGGCAGGGGCAGGTCGGCCAGGGCGCGGCTGCCATCCACAACGCTGAGCCCGCCGCCCATTTCCACCACCGCCGATACGGCGGCCTTCATCTCCGCATCGCTGACGCCGGCGACGATGATGTTGTGGGAATCGTGGGCCACACTGGAGGCGATGGCCCCGCGCCGGAGGCCCAGCCCGGTGACAAACCCCTTGCCCATGCCGGCCTTGCCCGTATGGCGGTCCACCACGGCCAGTTTGATCAGGTCGCGGCCGGTGTCGCTGATTGCCAGGCCGTCCTGCAGCGTGGGTTCCATGATTTCGCAGCCGGTGACGACTTGGTCGGCAATGACCCGGATCACGCGGATGCGGCTGCCAGCGGCAGGGATGGAAAAATCGAGATGGACGGGGTCCAGGTGCATGGATGGCGGTACGGCAACCGTGGCCGGACGGGGGATCGATGATCGCAGGCGCCCGTTTTCCGCCACCGGCCGGCCCATGAAGAAAACCGTTTCGGCCCGGATGCCGGTCAGATTGGAGAACACCACCAGGTTGGCCTTGCGGCCCGGGGCGATGGCCCCGGCATCGCGGATGCCAAAGTAGTCGGCCGGGTTGATGGTCCCCATGCGGATGGCCGTCACCGGGTCCAGGCCCTTGTCCACGGCCTTGCGGATTATGGCGTCCACATGCCCCTCGGTGAGGATGTCGTGGGGATGGCGATCATCGGTGCACCACATCATGCGCGGCCAGGTGTGGGTGTCGATGACCGGGAAAAGGGCGTCCAGGTTGCGCGCACAGGTGCCCTCGCGCACCATGATGTGAATCCCCAGTTCCAGCTTTTCCAGGGCCTCTTCGGCCCGGGTGCATTCGTGGTCCGAGGCGATCCCGGCGGCAGCGTAGGCGGCCAGATGCGACCCGGAAACACCCGGTGCGTGGCCGTCCATGGCCCGGTGGCGGTTGCGTGCCAGGGTCAGTTTGGCCATCACCTCGGGATCGGTATGGATTACGCCGGGATAGTTCATCATTTCGGCCAGGGCCACGACGCGCGGATGGTCGAAGAAGGGTTCCAGGTCGGTCGCCGTCAGCCGGGCGCCGGCGGTTTCCATGTCCGTGGCCGGCACGCAGGAGGGCAGGGCGAAGAGGCAGTCCATGGGCTGCCCGTCGGCCGAACGCAGCATGTAATCGATGCCCGCCGTGCCGAGCACATTGGCGATTTCGTGGGGATCGGCGACCACCGTGGTGGTGCCGCAAGGGGCCACGGCGTGGGCGAATTCGGTGACGCTGGTCATGGCACTTTCGATGTGCACATGGGCGTCGATAAACCCGGGCGCCACGTAGCGTCCCTCCAGGTCCAGGGTTTCACCGGCCTGGTAGTCGTTGCCGATTCCAACGATATACCCGTCCTTTATTGCGATGCTGCCGCGGTTGATGCGGCCGGAAAAGACGTTGACGATCCGGGCGCCGGTCAGCAGCAGGTCCACCGGCAGGTCGCCCCGGGCGGCGCCGATGATCGTTTTCAAATCCATCCTGATTTCCTTTCGGATTCGATTTCAAATTTCAGGTTTGGGGGTTGCGGTTCAGCCAACCGGTTTGCGCTGAATTTTCCGGGCGATGGCGTTGACCCGCTCCATGATCGTATTCACGTCGATGCCGAGCAACTGGCGATCTCTCACCCGCAGCGTTCCGTCGACCAGCACATGGCGCACATCGGCGCCGGCGGCGGCATAGATAAGATGAGAATCCGGATGGTAGAGCGGGGTCAGGTGGGGGGCGCGGGTGTCCACGACAATAATGTCGGCCTGTTTGCCGATTTCCAGGGAGCCGATGCGTTCGGCCATGCCAATGGCCCGGGCACCCTCGATGGTGGCCATCCTGAGGGCGCTGGCCGCGTTCAGGGCGGTGGGATCGCCGCTGGCCACCTTGTGCAGCTTGGCCGCCGTGGCCATTTCAGCGAACAGGTCCAGGTTGTTGTTGCTGGCGCTGCCGTCGGTGCCCAGGCCGACGGGGATACCCTTTTCCCGCAGGCTGGCCACCGGGGCGATGCCCGAGGCCAGCTTCATGTTGCTTTCCGGGCAGTGCGCCACGCCGCAGCCCGAACGGGCCATTGCATCCATGTCGGCCGCGTCCACCCAGACGCAGTGGGCCAGAAGGGTCTTGGGATCGAGTATCCCCAGGCGGTCCAGATGGGCCACGGGGCTCACGCCCTTATCCTGGATGGACTGGTCGCGTTCGAAACGGGTCTCGGCCGCATGCACCTGGAACAATGCGCCCAGTTCGCCGGCCATTGCCTTGGCGGCGGTCAGTGTCCGGTCGCTGCAGGTATACGGGGCGTGGCAGAAGATCGATGGCTGGATCAAGGGGCTTTGGGCCTGCCAATGTCGGACATACTCGGCCGCATGGGCAACGTTTTCGGCCGGGTCGGGCACGCCGGGAGCGGGAAAGTCGATGACCCCCTGGCCCAGGACGGCGCGCAGGCCGGTGTCGGCCACGGCGCCGGCCACGGCAGCTTCGTGAAAATAGCCGTCGCAGCAGCAGGTGGTGCCCGAAAGGAGCAGTTCGGCGCAGGCCAAAAGGGTTGCCCAGTGCACGGCCTGCGGTTCGATGAAGCGGGCCTCGGCGGGAAAGATATGCTCGTTCAGCCAGGTCAACAGGGGCAGGTCGTCGGCCAGGCCCCGGAAGAGCGTCATGGGCAGGTGGGTGTGGGTGTTGACCAGGCCGGGCATGACGATGCCGCCGTCGGCATCGATGGTCAGTGTTGCCGATGGCGGTGATCCGTTGCCGGCTTCGAGCGCGCGGATGTGTCCACCACGGACGCCGATCCACCCTGAGGGGATCGTGCGCATGCCGTCGTCCATGGTCAGCAGGGTGCCGTTACGGATCACCACATCAAAGGCCATCTTGGTGCCTCCGGATTTCGTCGGCGATCTGCCGGGCGTCGGCCATGATCTTTTCAAGGTCCAGATGCAGCAGTTGGCGATCCTTCATCAGCACCCGGCCGCCCACCACCGTGGCGGACACGTCGCTGCCGCCCACGGCATAAACCAGGTGGGAGGCCGGGTGGTACATGGGGGTCAGGTGGGGCTTGCGGGTATCGATGACGATGATGTCGGCCTTCTTGCCGGTCTCGATGCTGCCCGTGATGCCGTCCAGGCCCAGGGCGCGGGCGCCTTCGATGGTGGCCATGCGCAGCACGGTGGTGGCATCCAATACCGTGGGATCGAGGCGGCTGGCCTTGTGCAGTTTGGCGGCCATGTCCATTTCGGCGAACAGGTCGAGGTTGTTGTTGCTGGAGCAGCCGTCGGTGCCCAGCCCCACACAAACACCCCGTGCCAGCAGTTCGGCCACCGGGGCGATGCCCGAGGCCAGCTTCATGTTGCTTTCCGGGTTGTGGGCCACCTTGACCCCGTGCCGCTGCAACAGATCCATGTCGTTTTCATCGAGAATCACGCAGTGACAGGCCAACAGGTTTTCGCCCAGCACCCCCAGATCGGCCAGGTGCTGAACGGGGGTGAGGCCGTATTTTTTTCGGATGTCGGCCACTTCGCTGCGGGTCTCCGAGAGGTGGATGACCATGGGAACCCGGTTGTCGCGGGCGATTCCGGCAGCCGTGGTCAACAGATCCGGTGCACACAGGTAGGGCGAGTGCGGTTCCACGGCAATGCTGACCAGCGGGTCGTCCCGCCAGCGGTCGATCAACTCGCAGGTGTAGGCAAACCCGTTTTCGATGGGTCCGTAGTTGGGCGAGGGGAAATCGTAGAGCACCTCGCCCACCACCGCGCGCAGGCCGGCCGTCCGGGCCGCCTCGGCCACCGCCCCCTCGAACAGGTACATGTCGCAGAAGCAGGTGGTGCCCGAAAGAATCATCTCCGCGCAGCCGAGCAGGGTGCCGGCCTGCACTTTTTGCGGGTCGAGCAGGGCTTCGGCCGGAAAAATGTGATCGTTCAACCAGGTCATCAGGGGCAGGTCGTCGGCCAGCCCACGGAACAGGGTCATGGCTGCGTGGGTGTGGGTGTTGACCAGTCCGGGCATAATGATGCCGCCGCCGGCATCGATGGTCTCCCGGGCCGTGAGGGCGGCAAACTCGCCGGCCGGGCCCACGGCAGTGATGGCATCGCCACACACCGCCACGGCACCGTTGTCGACGATGCGGTTATCGGCGCCCATGGTCATGACGATGCCGTTGGTGATCAGAAGGTCAACGCTGCCGGTCATAGGGCCGCGCCCCCGTGAATCTCGGCGACCACCCTTTCGATGAGGCGTTTGAGATGAGGGGCGGCCTGGTTTGCCACGGCGACGATCGCCTCGACGGAGGCCGGCTGCGGCCGGTCCGGATCGTTGATGTTGGTGATGGTGGAGATCCCCAGCACCCGCATGCCGGCGTGTACGGCGGCGATGGTCTCCATCACCGTGGAGAGTCCCACCGCATCGGCACCGATGGTTTTCAGGAAGCGGATTTCGGCCGGGGTTTCCAGGGAAGGCCCTTTCAGGCCGGCATAGACACCGCTTTTCAAAACAATCCCCAGACGGTCGGCCGCCCGGCGGCAGCGTTTGATCAGCGACAGGTCGTAGGCGGCTGTCATGTCCGGGAAGCGGGGGCCCCACGTATCCGGGTTAGGTCCGATGAGCGGGTTTTCACCGGTCAGGTTGATATGGTCGCGGATCACCATCAGGTCTCCCTGGCTGAAGGCAGGGTTCATGCCGCCGGCCGCATTGGAGAGAATCAGGTCCCGTACCCCCAGAGCCTGCATCACCCGTACGGGGAAGGTGACCTGGACAGGGGTGTAGCCCTCGTACAGGTGGAAGCGGCCCTGCATCACGACCAGCGGGTGCCCGGCCAGCGTGCCGGCCATCAGACGGCCCGAATGGCTCACCACGGTCGATACGGGAAAATGGGGGATATCGCCATAGTCCAGGGTGACGGCACCCTCCAGCGGACCGACGGCATCGCCCAGCCCGGTGCCGGTGATGATGCCGGTCAGGGGAGCGAAACTGAGCTTTGATTGCACAAATGATACGGCTTCGCGGATGTTTTCAATCAGGGGGTTCACGGATGGCCTCCAATGTTTTTAACCACGATGGGTTGGGGCTTTTTGTGCGGGTGGGCCCACTATGGGCACGGCCATGGGGTCGACTGAGTTATAGACCAGCTGGCGCGGTGGCGTCAAGCGCTCTCCCGAGGTGGCGCAGGGTAACCGCATTTGGACTGTTTCCTATTTTTCGCGGTCAAGGACCGCTCCTACACGTGCTTACGATATGGCTGTTTAATGGGTTGCGTTGTAAGAGCTGGCCATGCCTGCGACAACTGTTTTCCATGGAGGTTACCAAATGCGGTTACCCTGCGAAGTGGCGGCCGGGGCAGGGCAATCGCGAGTAAAATCAAAAACCGGCCGTTCCTGAACACGCACCATTCCCGAAAGTGGGAAAATGCCAAATGCCAACGCCCAAATGTCAAATGAAGGATGAAATCGATTTTAAAATAGATAGAATACCATCATTTGGCATTTTTCATTTGGTCTTTGACATTCATGGACGCTCTAATTTTGGGAAGAAAAGCAATCCGGAAATCTACATGCGATTGCCCTGTCGGGTGGGGATCATATCGTTGACATTTTCAAGTTATTATGAATATGTTCCCACGCGGTTATCTGTGGCCTCTTCCTACAATTGCTCGAGTCGTTCGATTCAGAGATTGAAGGCGATTCTGACTGTTACGTCAAAGGCATCAAAGAGGCCATTGAGCATACCGCCACGACCGTTGTTCGACAATTCCATTTTTTTCTTAACTTTTTTGTCTCTTTAATGATCGAATGACCATGAAAATTAGCGAAGTCAAAGATATCCTCAAAGGCGACATTCTGGTTGGTGAAGATCAACTGGATACGGTGATCGTTGCCGGTGGAGCGGCGGACCTGATGGACGATGTCCTCTCTGCCGCTGCCAAAGGTTCTGCCCTGTTGACAGGGGTCACCACGGATCATGTGATCCGCACCGCCAAAATTGTCGGTGTCGGTGCCATCGTTATCGTCAGGGGAAAAAAACCACCGACAGATTTTATTAAAATGGCAAAGTCTTTCAAGATTCCCTTGATGGTGACCGAGTACTCGTTGTTTGTGGCCTGCGGTCGGCTGTACATGAATGGTATTCGGGGCTTGGACGGTTCCTGGTAACGCGGCTGGAGACAGGATATGGCAAAACGGACCATTGCGGATTTAGATCGCATCCGTGAGGCACAAAAAGATCGAATGGCTTTCAAGGACAGGACTTATCTTTTCATTTGCGGTGGAACCGGTTGTCACGCCACCGGTTCCATCCGGGTGAAAGATGCCCTGGTGGGGGAAATTGAAGAAAAAGGGCTGGCTGACAAGGTCCAGGTGATCGAGAAGGAACTGGCCCGGATCGATAAGGAAAAGTGCATCCAGTGTCTGACTTATTACGACAAGTGCAGATTCGACGCCATACTTTAAGAGGAGTAGTGACATGACCATTGCGATTATTCTCATGGGGGGATTGGGGCTCATCGTGGGGATCGGCCTTGCGGCGGCCTCCAAAATTTTTTACGTTTATGTGGATCCCAAGATCGAGGCCATTGAGGGGGTTCTGCCCGGAGCCAACTGCGGCGGCTGCGGTATGCCCGGCTGCAGTGCCAATGCCGAGGCCATTGTGGCCGGCAAGGCAGCGCCCAATTCCTGTGTGGCGGCCGGCGAGGAGGTGGCCGAGGCCATCGCCGTTATCCTGGGCGTCAGTGTGGAGGCCAAGGAGCCGGATATCGCCCTGCCGGGCTGCACTTACGGGGTTGCTGATGCCGCGGTCAAATACACCTACGACGGATTGAACGACTGCCGGGCGGCGGCCCTGCTTTCCGGCGGCATGAAGGTATGCAACATCGGTTGCCTGGGGTTGGGGACCTGTGCGGCCGCCTGTCCCTTCGGGGCCATCACCATGGGGCCCAAAGGGCTGCCGGTCGTGGACGAAGTCAAGTGCACCGGTTGCGGAACCTGTGAGCGGGTCTGCCCCAAGCACATTATTACCCTTTCATCGGTGACCCGTCGAATCCTCAAGGAGTACACCACCGAGGACTGTACGACGCCCTGCCAACGGGCCTGTCCGGCGGGGATCAACATCAGCCGTTATATCGAGCAGATTGCCGGAGACGACTACCACGGTGCGGTTCAGACGATCAAGGAACGCAACCCGTTTCCCACTGTCATTGGACGGATCTGCCCACGTCCTTGTGAAAACGACTGCCGGCGCAAGTATGTGGACGAACCGGTGGCGATCAATTTTCTCAAACGGTTTGCCGCCGACTACGAGCGCACCCAGAATGAGCGTATTCAGCCGTTCAAGGCGCCCGATACCGGCCGCCGCGTTGCCGTGATCGGCGGCGGGGTCCAGGGGCTTTCGGCGGCCTTTTTCGCTGCCCGGCTGGGGCATGGCGCCACGGTGTTCGAAGCCACTGACCGGCTGGGGGGCCTGCTGAATACGGCGATCGCCAAATACCGCTTGCCCGAAGAGATCCTCAAGTGGGATATTGACGGTATTGTGGAGATGGGGGTGGAAACCCGCACCGGCCAGATGTTGGGCAGCGACGTGAGTGTGTCCGGACTGCTGGATGAAGGCTTTCAGGCGGTTTTCCTGGCCACTGGCGGATGGGACAGCCGCCTGGCCCGCGGTGCCGAGAAGCGTGTCGAGACTCCGCTTCCCGGTGGGTACCTGTTGTTGGATCTGTTGCGTTCGGGCAACGCCGGCCACGGGTCGGTCGCTTGCGGAGGCGCGACGGTGGTCATTGGCGGCGAAGGCCTGGCGGGTGAGAGCCTGGCCAAAGCCCGTTCGCTGGGGGCCGAAAAAGTGACCTTCATTTTCCGCGACCTGCCCGATGCTGCAGCTGCCGCGGCGTTGACCGAGGCCGGTGCCGAGGTGCTGACGGGCGGTGTCATCCGCCTGTCTGGTGACGGCGATCGGTTGGCGGCGGTTGAGGTGCTGGATCCCGCCAGCGGTGCCGTTACCCAGGTGCCGGCGCAAACGCTCGTTTTTTCCGCAGGGCGTTTTCCCGAACTGATTTTTACCCGGCCGGCGACGGAGGAAGAGGACGACGACACACCGTCCACGGCATGGATGGCCGTTCCCCCGTATAAGCAGCCGGCAGTTGCCGACCAGGCGGGATTGTTTGCCAAAGGGGAGGAACTGACCGACTTCAGTGGTGCCATCAAGGCCATCGGGGCCGGTCGGCGCGCGGCGGCGGCCATGCACAAACTGATGTATGCGATTCCGCTCGATCTGCCCCAGAACATTATCAAGCCCGGCGTGGTCGTACAGAACGTGGATCATGTGGAGGCGGTACCCCCCAGACCACGGCAGATCATGCCCCTGGCCGACCGCCGGGATTTGGAACAGCTGATGGAACTGGAAAAGGGATTTGACACCCAAACCGCCAAAAAGGAGGCCGCGCGTTGTCTCAACTGTGGGTTGATCTGTTACCAACATACCGACGATTCGGTGCCGGAACAGATCCGGGAGAGTGTTAATGCCTGACCGTCCAAATGGACGATAATGCAAACGGAAAAACAATAATGGCCATTGAAGAAGGTATTGTATTCAAAGCCGGCGCCCCGGGCGCCGGCACGGCATGGGTAAAAACCACCCGTTCCAGTGCTTGCGAGTCCTGCTCCTCACGGGATTCCTGCCAGATGGAGGAGGGCGTCGGCCAGGAAATGGAGGTGGAGGCGCTCAATACGGCCAATGCCCGGGTG
This window harbors:
- a CDS encoding (Fe-S)-binding protein codes for the protein MTIAIILMGGLGLIVGIGLAAASKIFYVYVDPKIEAIEGVLPGANCGGCGMPGCSANAEAIVAGKAAPNSCVAAGEEVAEAIAVILGVSVEAKEPDIALPGCTYGVADAAVKYTYDGLNDCRAAALLSGGMKVCNIGCLGLGTCAAACPFGAITMGPKGLPVVDEVKCTGCGTCERVCPKHIITLSSVTRRILKEYTTEDCTTPCQRACPAGINISRYIEQIAGDDYHGAVQTIKERNPFPTVIGRICPRPCENDCRRKYVDEPVAINFLKRFAADYERTQNERIQPFKAPDTGRRVAVIGGGVQGLSAAFFAARLGHGATVFEATDRLGGLLNTAIAKYRLPEEILKWDIDGIVEMGVETRTGQMLGSDVSVSGLLDEGFQAVFLATGGWDSRLARGAEKRVETPLPGGYLLLDLLRSGNAGHGSVACGGATVVIGGEGLAGESLAKARSLGAEKVTFIFRDLPDAAAAAALTEAGAEVLTGGVIRLSGDGDRLAAVEVLDPASGAVTQVPAQTLVFSAGRFPELIFTRPATEEEDDDTPSTAWMAVPPYKQPAVADQAGLFAKGEELTDFSGAIKAIGAGRRAAAAMHKLMYAIPLDLPQNIIKPGVVVQNVDHVEAVPPRPRQIMPLADRRDLEQLMELEKGFDTQTAKKEAARCLNCGLICYQHTDDSVPEQIRESVNA